Within Candidatus Melainabacteria bacterium RIFOXYA2_FULL_32_9, the genomic segment GACATTCTTTTCAAAAAAGGGAAAGTCAGGATTCTCTATTTTTAATATTCTTAATTATTTTGCGTAACTCCTGTCAATAAACAAATCAAAATTTATTCATAAAAAACAGCTACCAATTTTTGGGTTTTTTTAATATTTGAGTTATGCGGTGGTCTTTATTATTGGCTTAAAATCCATACCGGACTTAACTCGCCTGCAAGGCAGGCTCAAACAAAAGTCCTACAAGATTTTATTGACGCTTCGGCATCCGTAAGCTATTTTCTGTTACTATGCTTGCTAACTTCGTGCAAGCAAGGCTCCTTCAGAAACATTAGCTCATTTTAAAAACGACTATTCAAAAGTTAATCTTCCTCATATTCTCCAGGATTGGGAATTTTTTCTTCATCTTCCAACATAACCTGAAGAAGTAATTTTAACTGCTTTTTATAATTAGCAAGAGCTGTTTCCTGATTTACAGCACAATAAGCAAAACTGGGAAACTCTTTTATCTCAATATAATGATAGGGTTTTCCATTAAAATCTAAATCTGTTCCCTGAACTAATGTCCAGTCCAGATTTAAATAATAATCAAGATCTTTTTCCATGCCTGTATTAAAATTCCTAATTAGCTTTTTTAAGGGGCTGAGAAACTTCTACCCCTTCTCCACCAATATACTCTGCTGGCTTACCACCTAATTCAAGATATACAGGTTTATCCTTAATAACATCAAGAACAGTATAATTAAACTGCTTAAGTCTTGTTGTCATACTGGAAGAACCTCCATTTATCCCAAAGTCTTCTGATAAATTAACTATGATTCTATCCTGGGTTTCTCGTATTCCTAAAAGGATAGTTTTATCCGGTATTTCTGTAAAGTAACCATTTTTTTTCTCTTCTAATGTCGGCCCTTTTAAAAGTTCACTAATAGCAATATTTATAGGCTCATTACCATGAGGTACTTTTCTCGTAACTGATACAACTTCTGTTTTTTCCTTATCAATTAACTTAACTAAATAGATAGAAACTATATTTTCTGGCATTATTTTAGAATTTTTATAAGCTATGCCAAGCCCTATAACTAGTACTATAAAAATTAAAATTATTATTAAACCTTTTGATATCTTCATTATTAACCTCACTAGGTTTTAGTAAATTTTTGAGTAGTGCTCCAACGATAACTTATAACTTTAAACTAAGTCTTACTGCTTCAAAGGCTTTAGTCGTTAACCTAAGTTAGGTAATGGATATTACCAATTTTTGAAAATTTAAAATTACTTATATTGATACTGCTTTGATGCTATCCAGAAAGTTCCTTCTATATCAATTCTATCATTATTAACATTTATATTTTTAATAGTTATTTCTGTATTCTCACTTCCAAGACTATTTATATCAAAAACAGCAAGAGTCATTTTTTCTAAAAACTCAGAAATTATTGTCATATTCTTTCCAAAAGTATTTGATAATATCTTTACGTCATTAAGTCTGATTCTATTATTTTTTACCTTTAACCCGGTTCCCATTTTTACGGGGATAATAACAAACTTTGGAGTACCAATAAAGTGCATATCAGCTGATATGAATACTTTATTGCCATCAATATCAATATCAGGATTCAAAAATTCAATAAGACTAATGTCACTATTACTAAATTTTAGCTTGATTTTGGTCAAATTATCTTTATATTCCTTTGAGGAAATAATGCTATTAAGGTCATTTTCTGTAAAAGTAACTTTATATCCTAATAAGATGGGGGCAAGTGCAACTATAGGGTCTTTTTCATAATCAATATGAGTAAAACTACATAAACTTTTAGCTTCCGCAGATGATATAAAAAAACCATCAATTACAACATTATTTGCCTTTACATCAAAGCTTTTCAGTTTTCCTGCCAATAAATCCATGGCACTATAAGGTTTTATATGAACTTTTACTTGTCCTTTATCAAGAGATTTCTTAACATGTTTTTCAATCTGTGACTCAACTATTTTTGCAGCACCCCAGTTTAAACCTGTTAACCCTTGTAAACCTCTTGTTAAGAAATTACTTACAGGATATGGCTTACCAGGACAGGTATTAACCTGTTGTGTTGGTAAAGAATAAACTAATAAGGTAAAAAACAAACTTATAGCTAGTGTAAAAACAGCTATGTAGCCCACTCTTCTCATTTATAACTATCTCCTTACACTTCTAATTTATTAGACGAAAACATTTATAGGGAAAGCTTTATCTTCTTCTATTCTAGCAATTGCGATTAATTTATTTTCGTATATAAGCTGTATTTTTTCTATATTAGCTAACTTATTTTCATCACAAATTTTAATATATTGGCCTTTTGTAACTTTATTTATTTGATCCTCAGTTATACTAACACGCTCTAAGTTAATTACGTCAACGGGATTAATAAGAATCTCATTTAATCTGCCAGACCTAAAGAATTCTTGAATTTCTTCAAGGGAATGACTTTTATCTATTGTAAATCTACCCGATTTTGTTCTGATTAAAGAATCAAGACTTGCGCCATAACCAAGTATATCACCTAAATCATTAGCTATAGACCTTATATATGTACCACCTGAACAATCAATATCAACAATAAGCGTTGGATGATCCGAATCTTTATTTAATATATCCAATAATTCTATTGAATTAATATGAACATTACGCTCAGGAATATCCTCTACTTCAATATTAGCCCTTGCGTATTCATATAATCTTTTTCCTTTATAATGAACAGCTGAATATATAGGAGGTTTTTGTGTTATTTCACCCTGAAACTCTTTTAATGCATCTTGAATTCTTTGCAAATCCAAATTAACGGGATTATCTTCTATAATTTCACCATCTGCATCATAAGTATTTGTCCTTATTCCTAGCTTAACATAAGCCCTGTAAGCTTTTGAACCTTCCAGATATTGAATAATTCTTGTTGCTTTACCTATACATACAGGAAGAACCCCAACCGCTAAGGGATCAAGGGTTCCTGTATGACCTATTTGTCTAATATTTAATATTTTTCTAAGTTTGCTTACCACATCATGAGAAGTAAATTTTACCGGTTTATTAACGTTTATTATTCCAAATAAATTGCCTGAAACCAAACTACAATTCACCTCTTGATATCTTGTCAATCAGCTCTGTAATTCTACTTCCTCTTTCAAGAGAATCATCTCTGATAAACTCAATTTCTGGCGTATATCTTAGTCTCACTCTTTTACCAATTTCGCTTCTGATATAAGGAGTAGAATCCTGAAGAGCTTCTAATGTCTGTTCCTTTTGCTCCTCAGTTCCAAAAACACTAACATAGGTTTTTGCATACTTATAATCTGCAGAAACTTCAACATCTGTAACTGATACAATCCCTGAAATACGAGGATCTTTCACATGCCGTTGTATTATATCGCTGATTTCTTTAATTAGTGCTTTTCTTATACGATCGCTTCTTGTATACATAATAATTACCCCCAAAACTGGTGAAACTCAGGAAACTTAAGCTTTCTTAATAAAGTAATAAAATTTTATTCGGTTTATTACATATTAGTAATGACCATGTCGGTTATTACTTAAACTAAAACTTCCCTTTCAATTTCTTCCATAGTTGATACTTTAATAATATCTCCTTCTTGAATATCATTAAATTTACTGAATGATATACCGCATTCATAACCAGAAGCGACTTCTTTTACGTCATCTTTGAAACGTTTTAACTGATCAATAACACCTTTATATATTTCTTTGCCATCTCTAATGACTTTTGCAACTTTATTTCTGATTATTTTACCATCTAATACATAGCAACCTGCTATTTTGGATGTTTTTCCAATACTAAATATTTGTCTCACCTCAGCTGTACCTATTTCAACCTCTTTAATTTCTGGTTGTAAAAGACCGAGCATTGTTTTCTCAATATCATCAAGAATTTGATAGATAATATCATATTTTCTAATATCAACACCGACGTTAGTAGCAACTCTTAAAGCATTTGCATCTTCTTTTACAGCAAATCCAATCATTATTGCATTACTTGCATCTGCAAGCATAACATCAGCTTCTGAAATATCACCAATTCCAACGTGAACAATTTTCACAAATATTTGTTTAGAAACAAGTTGTTGTAATGCAGCACTTACTGCTTCAGCTGAACCATGAGTATTTGCTTTAATAATTATATTAAGATCCTTAGCCTGTTCTTGATTCTGGATGATCATTTCTTTTCTTACCTGAGCCGGTGCTATTGCATCAAGACGAGATGTTCTCTCTTCTTCTTTTCTATGAGTAATAATAGTTTTCATTTCTTTATCACTCTCAACAGCTTCGAATTTATCACCAGCCTGAGGAACCTCGGCAAGACCTAAAATTTCAACAGGTGTGCTTGGTCCGGCTTCATTTATTCTTTCACCTTCATCACTTAATAAAGCTCTTACTTTTCCACAAACATTGCCAGCTACAACATAATCACCAACTTTTAAAGTACCTGCCTGAATCAGTAAAGTTGCGACGGCACCTTTACCTTTATCAAGCTTGGCTTCGATAATTACACCTGTAGCTTTTTTGTTGTAATCAGCTTTAAGATCTTCCAATTCAGATACTAAGATAATCATTTCAAGAAGCGTATCAATATTCGTTCCCTGAAGGGCGCTTACTTCAACACATACAGTATCTCCACCCCATTTTTCAGGAACGAGATCATATTCTGTTAGCTGCTGTAAAACTCTATCAGGATCAGCTCCTGCTTTATCAATTTTGTTTACAGCTACAATAATTGGTACTTTTGCAGCCTTAGCGTGACTAATAGCTTCAATGGTTTGTGGCATTATACCATCATCAGCTGCAACAACAAGAATAGCTATATCTGTCGCCTGAGCACCTCTTGCTCTCATTGCTGTAAAGGCTTCGTGACCAGGAGTATCAATAAATACTATTTTTTTACCATCTATTCTTACTGTATAAGCACCAATAGATTGAGTAATACCGCCAACTTCTGTATTAACAATTTTATGTCTTATTGATCTAATTGAATCTAGAAGTGTTGTTTTACCATGATCTACGTGCCCCATAATTGTAACCACTGGAGCTCTAAATTCTAGCTTTGATTCATCAATATCTTCTTGCTCTTTAACCTCTTCTTTAGCTTCCTCAGCTTTCTCTTCAATTACTGTAAACCCTAATGCTTCAGACACATTTTTTGCTGTTGCAGTATCTATTGTCTGGTTTACAGTAGCCAAAAATCCAGACATCATGAGCTGTTTTATAACATCAGCTACATTAACATCAAGCTTTGAAGCTAATTCACCAACACTAAGAGGCACATTAATTACAACTTGGGTAATTTTTTCTTTTTCTTGTTGTTCTTCTATTTCTCTTTTTTTCTTCTTTAATTCCTGTAGTTTGGTTTGTTCGAGTTTTTCTTCTTTTGATAAAACCGTTTCTCTCTCTTTATGTTTATCTTTTTTCTTACCAAAAACCTCTCTTCTGCCAGGTGTTTTAGATACTTCAACATCTTCTCTTGAAATTACAGGTTTTTTAGTAGGAATTTGAGGCCTATTATCAGGTCTCTGACCCATTCTATCCTGAGGAGGTCTTTGACCAGTTCTGTCATATGGAGGCCTTTGACCGGTTCCATTATAAGGTGGTCTTTGGCCAGTTCTATCATATGGTGGTCTCTGACCTGTTCCATCCTGAGGCGGTCTCTGACCTGTTCTGTCATATGGAGGCCTTTGACCGGTTCCACTATAAGGTGGTCTTTGGCCAGTTCTATCATATGGAGGTCTCTGACCTGTTCCATCCTGAGGCGGTCTCTGACCTGTTCTGTCATATGGAGGCCTTTGATCGGTTCCACTATAAGGCGGTCTTTGGCCAGTTCTATCATATGGAGGTC encodes:
- a CDS encoding tRNA pseudouridine(55) synthase TruB codes for the protein MNCSLVSGNLFGIINVNKPVKFTSHDVVSKLRKILNIRQIGHTGTLDPLAVGVLPVCIGKATRIIQYLEGSKAYRAYVKLGIRTNTYDADGEIIEDNPVNLDLQRIQDALKEFQGEITQKPPIYSAVHYKGKRLYEYARANIEVEDIPERNVHINSIELLDILNKDSDHPTLIVDIDCSGGTYIRSIANDLGDILGYGASLDSLIRTKSGRFTIDKSHSLEEIQEFFRSGRLNEILINPVDVINLERVSITEDQINKVTKGQYIKICDENKLANIEKIQLIYENKLIAIARIEEDKAFPINVFV
- a CDS encoding ribosome-binding factor A; amino-acid sequence: MYTRSDRIRKALIKEISDIIQRHVKDPRISGIVSVTDVEVSADYKYAKTYVSVFGTEEQKEQTLEALQDSTPYIRSEIGKRVRLRYTPEIEFIRDDSLERGSRITELIDKISRGEL